The Camelina sativa cultivar DH55 chromosome 16, Cs, whole genome shotgun sequence sequence GGTTCaactttttcatttaaaaagaaTGAGAACCAACATAATTAACTGAAATTAATATGGATGGATTTTGATATGATCATATCGAGTTGGTTTTTATTCGAGTTCCAAACATGTTTAATTGTAATTGGAATACATTGATCCGGAATAAACATGTTAATACATAAACTACTCATAAACATTAACGTACGtagatgaataaataaatagatgaataaataAATGAGATCGTATATAATCGAGTACCACCGACCCCAAATTAAATCGTTTCACATGAGAGCCTTAGTCTTTAGAGGATAGACTTTAGTTTATTTGCTCCCAAAAACAGATAGGGAGGGTTCACGTTTATTCTAATCACCTAAATAtgtggaggaaaaaaaagaaaagaagaatacaaTTTTATATCGTTCAAGATAAACCAACTACCAAGTCTACTAGATGTAAGAAAAGACAATAATCTTAACCCGATGATACTATATATGTCTGAACCTAGTACACCTCACTAGCTTCGTACTTCCATAATTTGTTGATTatccaagcaaaaaaaaaaaacatatatatatttagtttcgAGTTTTATAGCTAGCTCAGTCACGTACATTCGGTGATGGTTAAATCTGAAATCTGTGTATTTAAGTAAAAGTCGGTGACCAAATTCGACCACATTAATATACGacacaaaattataaagtttaccTTATCACAAGGCTATATATAGTAATAGAAATTGAGAATAACGTAGTTGGTAATACGTCCACGTCTCAAATGCTTGAATTAACAAGTCATGTATTTACCACTATGGCTAAAGTACGGCATGCATGCAAGGCGCATGATCTAAGTAACAAAGGTAACAAACAACATAATTTATGCCAAAAATTTATAGAACATAATttatgcccaaaaaaaaaaacatatataggtttaaaagtatatttatacatatattgttGAATTGGCTAGTAGGGAAATTtgtgataaattaaaaatatatggttATTGGTTAGAAGGCAGAATCGAACTAATAATTTATGACATTACTTCTTGTTATCTATCGAAGCTGGCAAGGCCCCTCAGCCACAATTCCTGACTATTATAGAAAAAGCCAGCTCTCAAACACACTGTCTGTTATTCTTCTCTCAACTACTTTAAACATCCatattcacatatataaatTGTATATAGCACACTTATTCTACATTATCTGATGATATATGTTGTAACCATTCAAAATCTAACTGATCACCATCAGTGTCTAATATTTCATGTCGATCCGATTTGTTTCTAACTGGTAAAATATGTAACCAATCCTTATAATTAAATGTTTCCCGACGATCCTTAACTCTAACAGAGCAAAGCGATTTCAGTAGTGTAGAATCAAGAAATAGCCTTTCTTCCGACTGTTTGTATGCATTGATcgcatttataaaacttattaaTTATACAACGAGAAATATGactaaataaaacataaatagcACACTTTTGTAGATGGTGTGTCATCTATATAGGCTATAGCGACTATGACTTCTATGTATATATTGTTCATTACTTTTTTAAAAGGGACAACCTATATAAATCAGTCATTAAATCTCTAATAAATTAGATAGGTtgttttttataagtttgtatttatataatgCTTAGAAGTGACATATAAAGGAGACTGTGACACCATTAGTCTAACTTTTATACAATGTGGATGTGGTGGTGAAAAGATTGTTCAATAGAAAGATTCAACTGATTGAGTAAAATCAACTTTAAAGTGGATTGAGTTAAAACGGTTAAACCACCGATTATGAACCTAATttatccaaaccaaaccaatgcTGGATTTGCATCATGGAAGACAAGACACTATATATCTTTCATAGGAGTTATTAAAAGTCATCGGAGAAGCCAATCCCCTCTTCACTAGCTAGgtgcttgtatatatatataatatatacatgtagTGTGGACCGTGTTTAATGTTTCGTACGTTCAAGAGAAATGTTTCTGTATTGTGCAGAGTGCAGACACACTCCTATGGCCTGCACAATACAGACACTCATTTAGTATCATCACTTGAGAAGTTTTTGTTTCGTTTGAGAGAGGCCGAAATTTAAGCctgatgatattatttaaaggcccataataaaacatttaaaagcCCAAAACGAACACATGCGTCTACTGCATaaaagagctctctctctctctctcaacaatgGCGGTCGGAAGAATCTTGTGAATTCGATTCCGATTTTTGAGCGAAACGAAGCGGGAGAAGAAAGATGTCGGGTATGGGTGACGGCTACGTTGGTACGGCTCAAGATGCTGTGAGGATACGGCGGCTTCAGAAGCAAAGAGAGGCCGAACGCAAAAAAATCCAAGAGCTAAAGAGCAAGACTGCCTCAGGCAAAGACCAATCTGGCCTTCTCCAATTCGGAACCAGTTCTTGCGAGGTTCGACCAATCAAGATCCCATCTGATCTCCAACTGTATATACATACTACTTTCCAATTTCTAGGTTTCGAGAGTTTGTTTCAATGGTGAATTGTTGTAGGAATATTAGATTTAGAACTTTGTTCTGGCTCTGAATTAGGAGTTTTCCGCAATACTTAGGGGTTAGCTTGAGTACAAGGTTCAGTTATCAGTGGTATTTGTATGAAAGCTGCAATTTCTCAAGTACAGAACAAAATTAGATCATCAGTACTTGAGAAATTGCAGCTTTGGTGTCTGAAGTATTGACAAAATCccaaattgttttcttaattgtttataacatttttttgttttctgtttataGATTCTTGACACTGCTTTCAAGAAAGAAACAGTCGGTTTGGTTACAAGAGAGGAATATGTGGAGAAGGTAATTGGAGTCATGGACTTTATCCTTCAATTTTTATAGTTATCTAGATGATGGTGTTAATTGTGTCTGGGATATCTGTAGAGGGTTAATATTCGTAATAAGTtcgaggaagaagagaaagagaaactgCAGAAGCTACAACAAGAGTgagtttggtttttctttcaAGTTCATTTTTCCTAGTTATTGATGTTGTTTTTCTGGATTAAGCTTGATCGACTTTGTTTCTAAACTTCAGGGAAGAGGAGTTGCAGCTAGAGAAGCgtaacaagaagagaaagattaaGGGATCTTCCCTCTTATCTTTTGCTGAAGATCTTGAGAATGgcagtgatgaagatgatggagaaaacAGTAAGTGGATTGATCTCCTAGATTGCAATTAGTTTACCTGGGCCATACTTCTTAGACTTTGTTAAGTATTATTACCTTGATTCCGGAAAATGCTGTTGTTACATCAGTGGTGATTTGTGTAGTATAGTTAAGAACTTAAGATTAGGTGTGATACATGTGTCGTTCAATTAAACCACATAattgtttttccctttttgtaTAGAAGTTGAAAAGTATAATGTCTGTCTTTTTCAGAAATGATGAATCCCTTTTTATGTGTGGAAGTTGAAAAAGTAGAATCTCTATCTTTTGCAGATATAATGAATCTCAACATGTATTAGAGACATTAATTTTATAACTGTAGTTGGAATCTTGCTTGGTTGTTGGAGCTTTTAAAATGCAAATAGCTTACTAGCATAGAAATTTCAAGATATCATCACCTGTTCGAGTGTTTTCCTCTTTGTAACTTCTATCATGTACACTATTTATGCAGAGAGTTCTGGGACAATGAACTTACGTTGCGGAAAACTTGGCAAGGACCCCTCAGTGGAAACTAATTTCCTGCCTGACAGGTGATCTCTAGCTCTCTTGTTTACATTTATCGTCCCTGTCTGCTTTTGCAGTAAGTCTCAACTTTAGCTGTGGTGTTTTGAGGTTGCTGTTTCAGTGAGCGGGAGGCGGAAGAACAAGCTGAACGTGAAAGGCTGAAGAAGCAGTGGCTTCGTGAACAAGAGCAGATTAAAAGTTGTCCACTTCCCAGTTGCTTCTAATTTCA is a genomic window containing:
- the LOC104751770 gene encoding protein XAP5 CIRCADIAN TIMEKEEPER, producing MSGMGDGYVGTAQDAVRIRRLQKQREAERKKIQELKSKTASGKDQSGLLQFGTSSCEILDTAFKKETVGLVTREEYVEKRVNIRNKFEEEEKEKLQKLQQEEEELQLEKRNKKRKIKGSSLLSFAEDLENGSDEDDGENKSSGTMNLRCGKLGKDPSVETNFLPDSEREAEEQAERERLKKQWLREQEQIKNEPLQITYSYWDGTGHRRVIQVRKGDAIGNFLRAVQQQLAPDFREIRTTSVENLLYVKEDLIIPHQHSFYELIINKARGKSGPLFHFDVHEDVRTIADATIEKDESHAGKVVERHWYEKNKHIFPASRWEIYDPTKKWERYTVHGD